In Rosa chinensis cultivar Old Blush chromosome 1, RchiOBHm-V2, whole genome shotgun sequence, a genomic segment contains:
- the LOC112182603 gene encoding TMV resistance protein N — protein MALSTQVRASTGSAFPWKYDVFLSFRGEDTRKGFTDHLYDKLQWRGIRTFRDDPELERGTAISPELLSAIEQSRFAIVVLSPNYASSTWCLLELSKIFECMEERGTILPIFYEVEPSHVRHQRGSFAEAFDEHEEKLGKDSKEVEGWRDALTKVASLAGWASKDYRYEAELTKEIVQALWSKVHHSLTLFGSSEKLVGMDAKLEEIDVLLDKEANDVRFIGVWGMGGLGKTTLARLVYEHICDQFEVCIFLANVREVCTNHGLVYLQKQILSQILKEENVQVWDVYSGITMTKRCLCNKAVLLVLDDVDQVEQLETLVGEKDWFGLGSRIIITTRNRHILVTHGIEKPYELKGLNDDKALQLFSWKAFRKYEPDEDFAEQSNSFVIYAGGLPLALKTLGSFLYKRSPHAWNSALEKLRNTPNRTIFEILKISFDGLDEMEKKIFLDIACFRRLYRNEFMIEQVYSSDLCNRITIDVLAEKSLITISSANQIGMHDLIQEMGCEIVRQQSYEEPGGRSRLWLRNDIFHVFTKNTGTKAIEGIFLQLHKLEEADWNLEAFSKMCKLKLLYIDNLKLSLGPKYLPNALRFLKWSWYPSKSLPPGFQPDELTELSLVHSNIDHLWNGIKYLGKLKSIDLSHSINLTRTPDFTGIQNLERLVLEGCTNLVKIHSSIALLKRLKIWNFRNCKSIKSLPSEVEMESLETFDVSGCLNLKMIPKFVGKNLESLVLEGCTNLVDIHPSIAFLNRLKILNFRNCKSIKSLPSEVQMESLETFDVSGCSRLRMIPEFVGQMKRLSKLSLSGTAVKKLPSSIERFSESLEELDLSGIVTRELPYSLFLQQNIRVSSFGLFPRSSPHPLIPLLASLKHLSSLTTLNLSDCNLSEGEIPNDIGSLSSLKNLELKGNNFVSLPASIHLLSKLHMINVENCKRLQQLPDLPLNDNLSVTTNNCTSLQIFPNPRDLCRLWKFTLSGINCLSTVDNPDYFLYSILKGLLEETPCSFEYFRYVIPGSEFFEWFTNQSVGDSVTEKLPLYGCNRKVIGVAVCALLVPQDNPSAVPEDRLLDPDSCRIWCHWRRHGCGLVGLALGVKQIVSDHLFLVVLPSHFWNPRERLEYEDTFNEVKFDFTVSRALGNNRCIKVKKCGARALYEHDMEELISKMNQSESSISVLETMDCGLGKSAYEQGGAIVKGTRDATSGRGGSDDEYFSAEE, from the exons ATGGCGTTGAGCACCCAAGTTAGGGCCTCCACTGGTTCTGCTTTCCCATGGAAATACGACGTGTTTTTGAGCTTCAGAGGCGAAGACACCCGCAAGGGCTTCACAGACCACTTATACGACAAGTTGCAGTGGCGAGGGATCAGGACTTTCCGGGACGACCCAGAACTTGAAAGAGGCACAGCCATCTCTCCGGAGCTCCTCTCAGCAATCGAGCAATCCAGGTTTGCCATCGTCGTTCTTTCGCCAAACTATGCTTCTTCCACTTGGTGCTTGCTTGAACTCTCTAAGATTTTTGAATGCATGGAAGAGAGAGGGACAATTCTACCAATCTTTTATGAGGTGGAGCCGTCTCATGTGAGACATCAAAGGGGCAGCTTTGCTGAAGCGTTCGATGAACATGAAGAGAAGCTTGGGAAAGATAGTAAGGAGGTGGAAGGGTGGAGAGATGCTTTAACCAAAGTGGCTAGTCTCGCTGGCTGGGCATCAAAGGATTATAG GTATGAAGCAGAGCTTACCAAAGAGATTGTGCAAGCACTGTGGAGCAAAGTGCATCATAGTCTCACATTATTTGGTTCCTCTGAGAAGTTAGTTGGAATGGATGCTAAGCTTGAGGAAATAGATGTTCTTTTAGATAAAGAAGCAAATGATGTTCGCTTTATAGGGGTATGGGGGATGGGTGGGTTGGGTAAGACAACCCTTGCTAGACTAGTTTATGAGCACATCTGTGATCAATTTGAAGTTTGCATCTTTCTTGCTAATGTCAGAGAGGTTTGCACAAACCACGGTCTAGTTTATCTACAAAAGCAGATTCTTTCCCAAATCTtgaaggaagaaaatgtacAAGTATGGGATGTTTATAGTGGAATCACTATGACAAAGAGATGTTTATGTAATAAAGCAGTTCTTCTAGTTCTTGAcgatgtggatcaagtagaGCAACTGGAAACCTTGGTGGGAGAAAAAGATTGGTTTGGTTTGGGGAGTAGAATCATCATTACCACTAGAAATCGACATATCTTAGTCACACATGGTATAGAAAAACCATATGAGTTGAAGGGATTAAACGATGATAAAGCTCTCCAGCTCTTTAGTTGGAAAGCCTTTAGGAAATATGAGCCTGATGAAGATTTTGCAGAACAGTCTAATAGTTTTGTTATCTATGCTGGAGGTCTTCCCTTAGCTCTTAAAACTTTGGGGTCTTTCTTGTATAAAAGAAGTCCACATGCATGGAATTCTGCATTGGAAAAACTACGGAATACTCCCAACAGAACAATTTTTGAAATACTGAAGATAAGTTTTGATGGACTTGATGAGATGGAGAAGAAAATTTTTCTGGACATTGCATGTTTCCGCAGGCTGTATCGCAACGAGTTTATGATTGAACAAGTATACAGTTCTGACCTTTGCAATCGCATTACAATAGATGTTCTTGCTGAGAAATCTCTGATAACTATTTCCTCAGCCAACCAAATAGGTATGCATGATTTGATACAAGAAATGGGATGTGAAATTGTTCGGCAACAGTCTTATGAAGAGCCTGGTGGACGCAGTCGGTTGTGGCTTCGCAACGACATTTTTCATGTATTCACAAAGAATACG GGAACAAAAGCCATTGAAGGCATATTCTTACAATTGCATAAATTAGAAGAGGCAGATTGGAATCTTGAAGCCTTCTCTAAAATGTGTAAACTGAAGCTGCTCTACATTGATAATTTAAAGCTTTCTCTTGGCCCCAAATATCTTCCTAATgccttgagatttctgaaatggagttggtatccttcaAAATCTCTTCCACCAGGTTTTCAACCGGATGAGCTAACTGAACTGAGCTTGGTTCATAGCAATATCGATCACCTCTGGAATGGAATAAAA TACTTGGGCAAGTTGAAATCTATCGATCTTAGTCACTCCATAAACTTGACAAGGACCCCAGATTTCACAGGAATTCAAAACCTTGAGAGGTtggttcttgaaggttgtacGAATTTAGTTAAGATTCATTCATCCATTGCATTGCTCAAGAGACTCAAAATTTGGAACTTTAGAAACTGCAAAAGTATCAAGAGTCTCCCAAGCGAGGTAGAAATGGAATCTCTTGAAACATTTGATGTATCTGGCTGCTTAAATCTGAAAATGATTCCAAAATTTGTGGGGAAAAATCTTGAGAGCTtggttcttgaaggttgtacAAATTTAGTAGATATTCATCCCTCCATTGCATTTCTCAATAGACTCAAAATTTTAAACTTTAGAAACTGCAAAAGTATTAAGAGTCTCCCTAGTGAAGTACAAATGGAATCTCTTGAAACATTTGATGTATCTGGCTGCTCAAGACTGAGAATGATTCCAGAATTTGTGGGgcaaatgaaaagattatcaaagCTTTCTTTAAGTGGGACTGCTGTTAAGAAATTGCCTTCATCAATTGAGCGCTTCAGTGAGAGTTTGGAGGAGCTTGATTTGAGTGGAATTGTTACAAGAGAGCTGCCATACTCCCTTTTTCTTCAGCAGAACATCAGAGTATCATCTTTTGGCTTATTTCCAAGAAGCAGTCCTCACCCTTTGATTCCTCTGTTAGCTTCGCTGAAGCATTTGTCCTCATTGACGACATTAAATCTGAGTGACTGTAATCTCAGTGAAGGAGAAATTCCCAATGATATTGGTTCACTGTCCTCCTTAAAGAACTTGGAACTCAAAGGAAACAATTTTGTTAGCCTTCCTGCAAGCATTCATTTGCTTTCTAAGCTTCATATGATTAACGTGGAGAATTGCAAAAGGCTCCAACAATTGCCAGACTTGCCATTAAATGACAATTTATCGGTAACAACAAACAATTGTACTTCATTACAAATATTTCCAAATCCACGAGATTTGTGCAGATTATGGAAGTTTACTCTCTCTGGCATCAATTGCTTGAGTACGGTTGATAATCCAGATTATTTCTTATATTCAATCCTGAAGGGTTTGCTTGAG GAAACACCTTGTTCTTTTGAGTATTTCCGTTATGTAATTCCTGGAAGTGAATTTTTTGAGTGGTTCACTAATCAAAGTGTGGGAGACTCGGTAACTGAGAAATTGCCTTTGTACGGATGTAATAGGAAGGTGATTGGGGTTGCTGTATGTGCTCTACTGGTACCTCAAGACAATCCGTCTGCTGTTCCTGAAGACCGTCTTTTAGATCCTGATAGCTGTAGAATTTGGTGTCATTGGAGAAGACATGGTTGTGGTCTGGTAGGTCTTGCTCTCGGTGTAAAACAAATTGTTTCAGATCACCTTTTTTTAGTTGTTTTGCCCAGTCATTTCTGGAATCCTCGGGAACGTCTGGAGTATGAGGACACATTCAACGAGGTTAAGTTTGACTTCACTGTCTCCCGAGCTTTAGGAAACAACAGATGCataaaggtgaagaaatgtggggCTCGTGCACTGTATGAGCACGACATGGAAGAGCTGATCAGTAAAATGAACCAATCCGAGAGCAGCATTTCTGTTTTGGAGACTATGGATTGTGGTTTAGGCAAATCAGCATATGAACAAGGTGGTGCCATCGTTAAGGGAACACGAGATGCAACAAGCGGACGTGGTGGCTCTGATGATGAATATTTCTCtgcagaagaatga